The following proteins are encoded in a genomic region of Apodemus sylvaticus chromosome 21, mApoSyl1.1, whole genome shotgun sequence:
- the LOC127672114 gene encoding methyl-CpG-binding domain protein 3-like 2B has translation MGNLTVSPQWRTNSTVLERPSGNSVSSQPVIGRHTRSMIPNKLQKRRQIQVAPKKTKSKHKDSLTSILSRRMTSCIFQQPVTIITSHPENKTRYRREEAQLKKPTQLCALKRLQNYQVGDSKGGLSCPMKFTIPIEIIALGMQDEANNHSGIEDLLTPGEATSVQPPCLEKTEQVALQLSPSFSSQGVTMPLPLHLSPSYCIQVTKADILRQTWKVKKARQRLAEALKADRLARQAENMREQRRVENTR, from the exons atgggaaaTTTGACtgtctctccacaatggag GACAAACTCTACAGTCTTGGAGAGGCCTTCAGGAAACTCAGTTTCAAGCCAGCCGGTGATAGGAAGACACACAAGAAGTATGATACCCAACAAAttacaaaagagaagacagatcCAGGTTGCCCCAAAGAAGACAAAGTCCAAACACAAAGATAGTCTTACGTCCATACTTTCTCGGAGGATGACTAGTTGCATCTTTCAACAACCTGTGACCATAATAACTTCACACCCTGAGAATAAAACCAGGTACAGGAGAGAGGAAGCTCAGCTGAAGAAACCCACACAGCTCTGTGCATTGAAGAGATTGCAGAACTATCAAGTTGGAGACAGTAAAGGAGGCCTATCATGTCCAATGAAGTTTACCATCCCCATAGAAATAATTGCACTGGGAATGCAGGATGAAGCCAACAACCACAGTGGTATTGAGGATCTGCTCACTCCTGGAGAAGCCACCTCTGTCCAACCCCCATGCTTGGAAAAGACTGAGCAAGTGGCTCTTCAGTTGTCACCTTCTTTCTCCAGTCAAGGGGTAACAATGCCACTGCCCCTTCATCTGTCACCATCTTACTGCATTCAAGTAACTAAGGCAGACATCCTGAGACAGACCTGGAAGGTAAAGAAAGccaggcagagactggcagaagCCTTGAAGGCAGACAGGCTTGCCAGGCAGGCAGAGAACATGAGGGAGCAAAGAAGAGTGGAAAACACGCGTTGA